In one window of Candidatus Hydrogenedentota bacterium DNA:
- a CDS encoding PTS sugar transporter subunit IIA, translating to MSNDKADSFLRMIRRSQRGRLKVYLGYCAGVGKTYEMLQDAHRMKDEGIDVVVGYVETHGRADTQALLDGLEVLPRMRQEYRGITVEEMDVNLILARNPTVVLIDELAHTNVPGSRNAKRYEDVQDILSHGIHVISTLNVQHLESLYDAVEHATGIRVRERIPDSVLSEADQIVNVDVSSEDLRKRLAEGKVYPRERVEGALANFFAPANLEQLRELALRELAAQIDSRRRQPTDEEKSVSPDQVMVCLSSRGPQSERLLRYGSRLAGRLNRNWYAVYVQTPRESATRIDAETQRELSGTLTLAKQLGAIVFTYKGGDVVSAIGSFVKEYRVGHIVIGTPAPLPWWKRVFGRKDILERLTDKVRDTTVVVVDTRRAPERQESASVESAKGGHEGQTRMVETDAARLRSLLATNGVVIWEEPVAKDILLRKLVEAIDVESVGVSTESVFARIVERESQGSTFFNEGVAFPHARIDGLQQPILALGITHGGVSDESTGKPIELVFLTLCPADTPALQVELLALASRTAKDRRFARAARTAKESAALLEALTYPED from the coding sequence ATGAGCAACGACAAAGCCGACAGCTTCCTTCGCATGATTCGCCGCTCACAGCGCGGGCGGCTGAAGGTCTATCTCGGCTATTGCGCGGGCGTCGGTAAAACATACGAGATGCTGCAGGACGCTCACCGCATGAAGGATGAGGGCATCGACGTGGTTGTGGGTTACGTGGAGACCCACGGCCGCGCCGACACCCAGGCTTTGCTTGACGGACTGGAAGTGTTGCCGCGCATGCGGCAAGAGTATCGGGGTATCACGGTCGAGGAAATGGATGTCAACCTCATCCTCGCGCGAAATCCAACCGTGGTGCTCATCGATGAGTTGGCACACACGAATGTTCCGGGCAGCCGGAACGCCAAACGATACGAAGACGTGCAGGACATTCTCTCGCACGGTATCCACGTCATCTCCACGCTGAACGTGCAACATCTCGAGAGCCTTTACGACGCGGTGGAACACGCCACCGGGATTCGCGTGCGCGAACGCATCCCCGACAGCGTGCTGAGCGAAGCCGACCAGATTGTAAACGTGGACGTGTCATCCGAAGACCTTCGCAAGCGGCTCGCCGAGGGCAAAGTGTATCCCCGGGAACGTGTCGAAGGCGCGTTGGCGAACTTCTTCGCTCCGGCCAATTTGGAGCAATTGCGCGAGTTGGCGCTGCGCGAACTGGCGGCTCAGATTGATTCGCGCCGCAGGCAACCCACGGACGAGGAGAAGTCGGTCAGCCCCGATCAGGTCATGGTGTGCCTGAGTTCGCGCGGTCCGCAAAGTGAACGGCTGCTACGGTACGGATCGCGTCTTGCCGGCCGCCTCAACCGGAATTGGTACGCGGTGTACGTGCAGACACCGCGCGAATCGGCGACACGCATCGACGCGGAAACGCAGCGCGAACTCTCCGGCACGCTGACCCTGGCCAAGCAATTGGGCGCCATCGTGTTCACGTACAAAGGCGGGGATGTTGTCAGCGCCATCGGCAGTTTCGTGAAAGAATACCGCGTCGGCCATATCGTTATAGGCACACCCGCGCCGTTGCCATGGTGGAAACGAGTCTTTGGCAGAAAAGACATACTCGAACGGCTCACGGACAAGGTCCGAGACACGACCGTTGTGGTAGTGGATACACGGCGCGCGCCCGAGCGACAGGAGTCCGCTTCGGTTGAGTCTGCAAAGGGCGGCCACGAAGGTCAGACTCGAATGGTGGAAACCGACGCAGCGCGCTTACGGTCTCTCCTTGCCACAAACGGAGTTGTGATATGGGAGGAACCGGTCGCGAAGGACATCCTTCTCCGAAAATTGGTGGAGGCGATTGACGTTGAGAGCGTAGGAGTTTCCACGGAATCGGTCTTCGCGCGAATTGTCGAACGGGAAAGCCAAGGAAGCACCTTCTTTAACGAGGGCGTTGCATTTCCGCACGCTCGCATTGACGGTCTTCAACAGCCCATTCTGGCGCTTGGCATTACGCACGGCGGCGTCTCAGATGAGTCCACGGGCAAACCCATTGAGCTTGTGTTTCTGACGCTGTGTCCTGCGGATACGCCCGCATTGCAGGTGGAATTATTGGCTTTGGCCAGCCGGACCGCTAAGGACCGGCGATTTGCGCGCGCTGCGCGAACGGCGAAAGAGTCAGCCGCGTTGTTGGAGGCATTGACCTATCCCGAGGACTGA
- the kdpC gene encoding K(+)-transporting ATPase subunit C: MNTLVEYLRPAAVATLALAAILCGVYPAAVWAVAQTAFPSQANGSLLMKDGAVVGSALIAQPFTKPAYFHPRPSAAGTGYDASASGGSNLGPISGKLIDSVEERVRAYREENGLSPGECVPADAVTASGSGLDPHISPRNAELQCTRVANARGIPEERVNALIAEYTEGRTLGILGEPRVNVVTLNLALDALR; this comes from the coding sequence ATGAATACGCTTGTCGAATATTTGCGGCCTGCGGCCGTTGCGACGCTGGCACTCGCCGCGATACTTTGCGGAGTGTATCCCGCCGCTGTGTGGGCCGTTGCTCAGACGGCGTTTCCCAGTCAGGCCAACGGCTCGCTCTTGATGAAGGACGGCGCCGTAGTGGGCAGCGCGCTCATTGCGCAGCCGTTCACGAAACCCGCGTACTTTCATCCAAGACCCTCGGCAGCGGGAACAGGATATGACGCGTCCGCTTCGGGCGGATCGAACCTGGGGCCTATTTCGGGCAAGCTGATTGACTCGGTGGAGGAGCGCGTGCGCGCCTACCGCGAAGAAAACGGTCTGTCTCCCGGCGAGTGCGTGCCCGCCGACGCGGTCACGGCATCGGGTTCCGGTCTCGATCCACATATCAGTCCGCGCAATGCCGAGCTTCAGTGTACGCGCGTTGCGAATGCGCGCGGAATTCCCGAAGAGCGAGTAAACGCGCTTATTGCGGAATATACTGAGGGGCGCACACTGGGAATTCTCGGTGAACCTCGTGTCAATGTGGTCACGCTAAACCTGGCGCTCGACGCGCTGCGATAG